From Toxorhynchites rutilus septentrionalis strain SRP chromosome 2, ASM2978413v1, whole genome shotgun sequence, a single genomic window includes:
- the LOC129769000 gene encoding kelch-like protein 18 isoform X4: protein MDTSCDLVAEENSYILFKQDSMFAESFPLMKEIRRQGKLCDVTLKVDNHSFSAHRIVLAATIPYFYAMFTHNMAESRIKEITMKEIEPHALESLINFAYSGVVKIDNQNVQGLMVGASFLQLNKVRDACADFLKTRFHPQNVLGIRHFADTLGCTQLVTSADRYIHQYFSKVAFADEFLALNFDELVDIIHRDELNVPSEEYIFEACMKWVKSDQEKRAGYLPNILASIRLPLLSPQFLADNVATEELIRTSHKCRDLLDEARDFHLMPERRALVSASRTRPRCCDYVVGQIFAVGGLTKNGESVSTVEIYDPVTKEWKMGEAMSMLRSRVGVAVMDGKLYAFGGFNGTERLSTVEVYDPVQKKWKQGKTMRCKRSAVGVAALDELVYVCGGYDGVTSLSTVECYSPKTDSWTTVAPMMKYRSAGGVAALGGFVYALGGHDGLSIFDSVERYDVSTNTWTKGPFPISRLSSRKATLCKHHDG, encoded by the exons ATGGATACGTCATGCGATTTAGTTGCCGAAGAGaattcatacatccttttcaaACAGGATAGTATGTttgctgaaagttttcctcTTATGAAAGAAATCCGTAGACAAGGTAAACTATGCGATGTCACTCTCAAG GTCGATAATCATTCCTTTTCGGCGCATCGGATTGTATTGGCAGCGACAATTCCCTATTTCTACGCTATGTTTACGCATAACATGGCTGAAAGTAGGATCAAAGAAATAACTATGAAAGAAATTGAACCTCA TGCTTTGGAGAGTTTGATAAACTTCGCCTACAGTGGAGTGGTTAAAATCGACAACCAAAACGTGCAGGGTTTGATGGTCGGGGCATCTTTTCTCCAACTAAACAAGGTTAGAGATGCTTGTgcagattttttaaaaaccag ATTTCATCCACAAAATGTGCTCGGCATCCGTCATTTCGCTGACACGCTTGGTTGCACTCAACTCGTGACCTCGGCAGATCGTTATATacatcaatatttttcaaaggtCGCATTTGCTGATGAGTTTCTTGCACTGAATTTCGATGAGCTAGTAGATATAATACATCGCGATGAACTGAATGTGCCGTCGGAGGAATACATCTTTGAGGCATGCATGAAATGGGTTAAATCTGATCAGGAGAAACGCGCTGGATACTTGCCAAACATTTTAGCGAGCATCCGATTGCCACTGTTGTCGCCACAATTTTTAGCGGATAATGTTGCAACAGAGGAACTTATTCGAACATCACATAAGTGTCGAGATCTGCTCGATGAAGCACGAGATTTTCATTTAATGCCAGAACGGAGGGCTCTCGTATCCGCTTCACGAACTAGACCTCGATGTTGCGATTATGTTGTAGGCCAAATATTTGCAGTTGGAG GGTTGACAAAAAATGGCGAATCTGTGAGTACTGTCGAAATTTACGATCCTGTCACTAAAGAGTGGAAAATGGGCGAAGCAATGTCCATGCTGCGCTCGAGAGTTGGCGTTGCAGTTATGGATGGAAAATTGTATGCATTTGGAGGATTTAATGGAACAGAACG tttgtcAACTGTTGAAGTATATGACCCGGTTCAAAAGAAGTGGAAACAAg gaaaGACAATGAGATGCAAACGGAGCGCAGTCGGTGTTGCTGCTTTAGATGAACTAGTTTATGTATGTGGTGGATACGATGGTGTTACAAGTCTCAGCACG GTTGAATGCTATTCCCCGAAGACTGATTCGTGGACCACTGTTGCACCTATGATGAAATATCGATCAGCAG GAGGAGTTGCTGCGCTCGGTGGATTTGTATACGCTTTAG GTGGTCATGATGGTCTTTCAATATTTGATTCCGTCGAACGTTATGATGTATCGACAAATACTTGGACAAAG
- the LOC129769000 gene encoding kelch-like protein 18 isoform X3 — protein MDTSCDLVAEENSYILFKQDSMFAESFPLMKEIRRQGKLCDVTLKVDNHSFSAHRIVLAATIPYFYAMFTHNMAESRIKEITMKEIEPHALESLINFAYSGVVKIDNQNVQGLMVGASFLQLNKVRDACADFLKTRFHPQNVLGIRHFADTLGCTQLVTSADRYIHQYFSKVAFADEFLALNFDELVDIIHRDELNVPSEEYIFEACMKWVKSDQEKRAGYLPNILASIRLPLLSPQFLADNVATEELIRTSHKCRDLLDEARDFHLMPERRALVSASRTRPRCCDYVVGQIFAVGGLTKNGESVSTVEIYDPVTKEWKMGEAMSMLRSRVGVAVMDGKLYAFGGFNGTERLSTVEVYDPVQKKWKQGKTMRCKRSAVGVAALDELVYVCGGYDGVTSLSTVECYSPKTDSWTTVAPMMKYRSAGGVAALGGFVYALGGHDGLSIFDSVERYDVSTNTWTKVRSMLNRRCRLGVATLGGKLYACGVKAVCYLEEQ, from the exons ATGGATACGTCATGCGATTTAGTTGCCGAAGAGaattcatacatccttttcaaACAGGATAGTATGTttgctgaaagttttcctcTTATGAAAGAAATCCGTAGACAAGGTAAACTATGCGATGTCACTCTCAAG GTCGATAATCATTCCTTTTCGGCGCATCGGATTGTATTGGCAGCGACAATTCCCTATTTCTACGCTATGTTTACGCATAACATGGCTGAAAGTAGGATCAAAGAAATAACTATGAAAGAAATTGAACCTCA TGCTTTGGAGAGTTTGATAAACTTCGCCTACAGTGGAGTGGTTAAAATCGACAACCAAAACGTGCAGGGTTTGATGGTCGGGGCATCTTTTCTCCAACTAAACAAGGTTAGAGATGCTTGTgcagattttttaaaaaccag ATTTCATCCACAAAATGTGCTCGGCATCCGTCATTTCGCTGACACGCTTGGTTGCACTCAACTCGTGACCTCGGCAGATCGTTATATacatcaatatttttcaaaggtCGCATTTGCTGATGAGTTTCTTGCACTGAATTTCGATGAGCTAGTAGATATAATACATCGCGATGAACTGAATGTGCCGTCGGAGGAATACATCTTTGAGGCATGCATGAAATGGGTTAAATCTGATCAGGAGAAACGCGCTGGATACTTGCCAAACATTTTAGCGAGCATCCGATTGCCACTGTTGTCGCCACAATTTTTAGCGGATAATGTTGCAACAGAGGAACTTATTCGAACATCACATAAGTGTCGAGATCTGCTCGATGAAGCACGAGATTTTCATTTAATGCCAGAACGGAGGGCTCTCGTATCCGCTTCACGAACTAGACCTCGATGTTGCGATTATGTTGTAGGCCAAATATTTGCAGTTGGAG GGTTGACAAAAAATGGCGAATCTGTGAGTACTGTCGAAATTTACGATCCTGTCACTAAAGAGTGGAAAATGGGCGAAGCAATGTCCATGCTGCGCTCGAGAGTTGGCGTTGCAGTTATGGATGGAAAATTGTATGCATTTGGAGGATTTAATGGAACAGAACG tttgtcAACTGTTGAAGTATATGACCCGGTTCAAAAGAAGTGGAAACAAg gaaaGACAATGAGATGCAAACGGAGCGCAGTCGGTGTTGCTGCTTTAGATGAACTAGTTTATGTATGTGGTGGATACGATGGTGTTACAAGTCTCAGCACG GTTGAATGCTATTCCCCGAAGACTGATTCGTGGACCACTGTTGCACCTATGATGAAATATCGATCAGCAG GAGGAGTTGCTGCGCTCGGTGGATTTGTATACGCTTTAG GTGGTCATGATGGTCTTTCAATATTTGATTCCGTCGAACGTTATGATGTATCGACAAATACTTGGACAAAG
- the LOC129769000 gene encoding kelch-like protein 18 isoform X5 codes for MDTSCDLVAEENSYILFKQDSMFAESFPLMKEIRRQGKLCDVTLKVDNHSFSAHRIVLAATIPYFYAMFTHNMAESRIKEITMKEIEPHALESLINFAYSGVVKIDNQNVQGLMVGASFLQLNKVRDACADFLKTRFHPQNVLGIRHFADTLGCTQLVTSADRYIHQYFSKVAFADEFLALNFDELVDIIHRDELNVPSEEYIFEACMKWVKSDQEKRAGYLPNILASIRLPLLSPQFLADNVATEELIRTSHKCRDLLDEARDFHLMPERRALVSASRTRPRCCDYVVGQIFAVGGLTKNGESVSTVEIYDPVTKEWKMGEAMSMLRSRVGVAVMDGKLYAFGGFNGTERLSTVEVYDPVQKKWKQGKTMRCKRSAVGVAALDELVYVCGGYDGVTSLSTVECYSPKTDSWTTVAPMMKYRSAGGVAALGGFVYALGGHDGLSIFDSVERYDVSTNTWTKIIFKESNTL; via the exons ATGGATACGTCATGCGATTTAGTTGCCGAAGAGaattcatacatccttttcaaACAGGATAGTATGTttgctgaaagttttcctcTTATGAAAGAAATCCGTAGACAAGGTAAACTATGCGATGTCACTCTCAAG GTCGATAATCATTCCTTTTCGGCGCATCGGATTGTATTGGCAGCGACAATTCCCTATTTCTACGCTATGTTTACGCATAACATGGCTGAAAGTAGGATCAAAGAAATAACTATGAAAGAAATTGAACCTCA TGCTTTGGAGAGTTTGATAAACTTCGCCTACAGTGGAGTGGTTAAAATCGACAACCAAAACGTGCAGGGTTTGATGGTCGGGGCATCTTTTCTCCAACTAAACAAGGTTAGAGATGCTTGTgcagattttttaaaaaccag ATTTCATCCACAAAATGTGCTCGGCATCCGTCATTTCGCTGACACGCTTGGTTGCACTCAACTCGTGACCTCGGCAGATCGTTATATacatcaatatttttcaaaggtCGCATTTGCTGATGAGTTTCTTGCACTGAATTTCGATGAGCTAGTAGATATAATACATCGCGATGAACTGAATGTGCCGTCGGAGGAATACATCTTTGAGGCATGCATGAAATGGGTTAAATCTGATCAGGAGAAACGCGCTGGATACTTGCCAAACATTTTAGCGAGCATCCGATTGCCACTGTTGTCGCCACAATTTTTAGCGGATAATGTTGCAACAGAGGAACTTATTCGAACATCACATAAGTGTCGAGATCTGCTCGATGAAGCACGAGATTTTCATTTAATGCCAGAACGGAGGGCTCTCGTATCCGCTTCACGAACTAGACCTCGATGTTGCGATTATGTTGTAGGCCAAATATTTGCAGTTGGAG GGTTGACAAAAAATGGCGAATCTGTGAGTACTGTCGAAATTTACGATCCTGTCACTAAAGAGTGGAAAATGGGCGAAGCAATGTCCATGCTGCGCTCGAGAGTTGGCGTTGCAGTTATGGATGGAAAATTGTATGCATTTGGAGGATTTAATGGAACAGAACG tttgtcAACTGTTGAAGTATATGACCCGGTTCAAAAGAAGTGGAAACAAg gaaaGACAATGAGATGCAAACGGAGCGCAGTCGGTGTTGCTGCTTTAGATGAACTAGTTTATGTATGTGGTGGATACGATGGTGTTACAAGTCTCAGCACG GTTGAATGCTATTCCCCGAAGACTGATTCGTGGACCACTGTTGCACCTATGATGAAATATCGATCAGCAG GAGGAGTTGCTGCGCTCGGTGGATTTGTATACGCTTTAG GTGGTCATGATGGTCTTTCAATATTTGATTCCGTCGAACGTTATGATGTATCGACAAATACTTGGACAAAG